The following proteins come from a genomic window of Streptomyces sp. NBC_01716:
- a CDS encoding tetratricopeptide repeat protein — protein MDAKKILNTRHTRHTGHLGHLGHLGHIKRAALAAGVGAVLVVGVLVFVPDGDEAPPPPGPEARARAAVGAGGPASLPDVAALIRDREAWLRENPKDAGSWAVLGAAYVERGGLRADTAYYPKAEQALRRSLAVTPGERRNPAATTGLAALANARHDYAAARKWGEAVRKAAPERWTTYPVLIEAYNGLGDYTAAGRALDKLRSLRSGVRVLSVSSVVYRDRGWREDAAAKADEAAGRAATPAEKAGALNALGGLAWERGEPKEALRYYDAALKVTRDHHPSLAGRARALAALGRTEEAGQDYQAALAERPMPEYAMELGELYESQGLGGDARSQYELLRDRTARAQADGVNEELTLARYEADHGSPRAAVERLESEWRRGHRSMRVSDTLAWALYRAGDAEKALPYAKRATEQGMRSALFSYHRGEIERELGMEGPARRHLDEALRTNPHFSPLLAPKARAALKELGELPGGGPKDMYGDGESTPLTAQPTAPSAASSSTAPAPASSPARSAAPSAAPAVPSASPARPEPVPTPTPPVSAPSAARN, from the coding sequence ATGGATGCCAAGAAGATCTTGAACACGCGGCACACGCGGCACACGGGGCACTTGGGGCACTTGGGGCACTTGGGGCACATCAAGAGGGCCGCGCTGGCCGCGGGTGTGGGGGCGGTACTCGTCGTGGGCGTTCTGGTGTTCGTCCCGGACGGGGACGAGGCACCTCCCCCACCCGGCCCCGAGGCGCGGGCGCGGGCCGCCGTCGGCGCGGGCGGACCCGCCTCGCTGCCGGACGTGGCGGCGCTCATCAGGGACCGGGAGGCGTGGCTGCGGGAGAACCCGAAGGACGCCGGGTCCTGGGCGGTGCTGGGCGCGGCGTACGTGGAGCGGGGCGGGCTGCGGGCGGACACGGCGTACTACCCGAAGGCCGAGCAGGCGCTGCGGCGCTCGCTCGCCGTCACCCCCGGCGAGCGGCGCAACCCGGCGGCGACGACGGGGCTGGCCGCGCTGGCGAACGCGCGGCACGACTACGCGGCGGCCAGGAAATGGGGCGAGGCGGTACGGAAGGCGGCCCCGGAGCGCTGGACGACGTACCCGGTGCTGATCGAGGCGTACAACGGGCTCGGCGACTACACAGCGGCGGGCAGGGCGCTGGACAAGCTGCGGTCGCTGCGCTCCGGCGTGCGCGTGCTGTCCGTGTCGTCGGTGGTCTACCGCGACCGGGGCTGGCGCGAGGACGCGGCGGCGAAGGCGGACGAGGCGGCGGGGAGGGCGGCCACGCCCGCCGAGAAGGCCGGCGCGCTGAACGCGCTCGGGGGGCTCGCCTGGGAGCGCGGCGAGCCGAAGGAGGCGCTGCGTTACTACGACGCCGCGCTGAAGGTGACGCGGGACCACCACCCGTCGCTGGCGGGCCGGGCGCGGGCCCTCGCGGCGCTGGGCAGGACCGAGGAGGCCGGGCAGGACTACCAGGCGGCTCTCGCGGAGCGCCCGATGCCCGAATACGCCATGGAACTGGGCGAGTTGTACGAGTCGCAGGGGCTGGGCGGGGACGCGCGGAGCCAGTACGAGCTGCTCCGGGACCGTACGGCAAGGGCGCAGGCCGACGGGGTCAACGAGGAGCTGACGCTGGCCCGTTACGAGGCCGATCACGGCAGTCCCCGGGCGGCGGTGGAGCGGCTGGAGTCGGAGTGGCGGCGCGGCCACCGGAGCATGCGGGTGTCCGACACGCTGGCGTGGGCGCTGTACCGGGCGGGTGACGCGGAGAAGGCACTGCCGTACGCGAAGCGGGCGACGGAACAGGGGATGCGGAGCGCGCTCTTCTCGTACCACCGGGGAGAGATCGAGCGCGAGCTCGGGATGGAGGGTCCGGCGCGCCGCCATCTGGACGAGGCGCTGCGAACGAACCCCCACTTCTCGCCGCTGCTGGCGCCGAAGGCACGTGCGGCGCTCAAGGAGTTGGGCGAGCTGCCGGGCGGCGGTCCGAAGGACATGTACGGCGACGGGGAGAGCACGCCGCTGACGGCACAGCCCACGGCGCCGTCGGCCGCGTCGTCCTCGACAGCGCCCGCACCGGCGTCGTCGCCCGCGCGGTCCGCGGCACCGTCCGCGGCTCCGGCCGTGCCGTCCGCGTCGCCGGCCAGGCCGGAGCCCGTTCCCACGCCCACGCCGCCCGTATCGGCACCTTCCGCCGCCCGAAACTGA
- a CDS encoding FAD-binding oxidoreductase, whose product MDDLAAAAPTASSATVATDGLLAELRAGLPAEALITDPDITASYANDMASFCEAGSPAVVVLPRTVEQVQHVMRTATALRVPVVPQGARTGLSGAANASDGCIVLSLVKMDRILEISPVDRIAVVEPGVVNAVLSRAVGEHGLYYPPDPSSWETCTIGGNIGTASGGLCCVKYGVTAEYVLGLDVVLADGRLLTTGRRTAKGVAGYDLTRLFVGSEGSLGVVVKAVLALKPAPPGQLVLAAEFASASAACDAICRIMERGHTPSLLELMDRTTVRAVNSLANMGLPETTEALLLCAFDTADPAADLAAVGELCAAAGATEVVPADDAAESELLLQARRLALVALEAVKGTTMIDDVCVPRSRLAEVLEGIDRIAVKYGLTIGVCAHAGDGNTHPTVCFDASDPDESRRARESFDEIMALGLELGGTITGEHGVGVLKKEWLSRELGPVGMELQRGIKKTFDPLDLLNPGKLF is encoded by the coding sequence ATGGATGACCTTGCCGCGGCCGCGCCCACCGCCTCCTCAGCCACCGTCGCCACGGACGGCCTCCTCGCCGAGCTGCGAGCCGGTCTGCCCGCAGAAGCCCTGATCACCGACCCCGACATCACGGCCTCCTACGCGAACGACATGGCGAGCTTCTGCGAGGCGGGCTCCCCGGCGGTGGTCGTCCTGCCGCGCACCGTCGAGCAGGTCCAGCACGTGATGCGCACGGCGACGGCCCTGCGCGTCCCCGTGGTGCCGCAGGGCGCCCGTACGGGACTCTCCGGCGCCGCCAACGCCTCCGACGGCTGCATCGTGCTGTCCCTCGTCAAGATGGACAGGATTCTGGAGATCAGCCCGGTCGACCGGATCGCGGTCGTCGAGCCGGGCGTCGTCAACGCGGTGCTCTCCCGCGCAGTCGGCGAACACGGCCTCTACTACCCGCCGGACCCCTCCAGCTGGGAGACCTGCACGATCGGCGGCAACATCGGCACCGCGTCCGGCGGTCTGTGCTGCGTGAAGTACGGCGTCACCGCCGAGTACGTCCTCGGCCTGGACGTCGTCCTCGCCGACGGCCGCCTCCTGACCACCGGCCGCCGCACCGCCAAGGGCGTCGCCGGATACGACCTCACCCGGCTCTTCGTGGGCTCGGAGGGCAGCCTCGGCGTCGTCGTCAAGGCCGTCCTCGCACTCAAGCCGGCGCCGCCTGGGCAGCTCGTCCTCGCGGCCGAGTTCGCCTCCGCGTCCGCCGCCTGCGACGCCATCTGCCGGATCATGGAGCGCGGCCACACCCCCTCCCTGCTCGAACTGATGGACCGCACCACCGTCCGCGCCGTCAACTCCCTGGCGAACATGGGCCTCCCCGAGACCACCGAGGCGCTGCTGCTCTGCGCCTTCGACACCGCCGACCCGGCGGCCGACCTCGCCGCCGTCGGCGAACTCTGCGCGGCGGCCGGCGCCACCGAGGTCGTCCCCGCCGACGACGCCGCCGAGTCCGAACTGCTGCTCCAGGCACGGCGGCTGGCGCTCGTCGCGCTGGAGGCCGTCAAGGGCACCACGATGATCGACGACGTGTGCGTCCCGCGCTCCCGGCTCGCCGAGGTCCTTGAGGGCATCGACCGCATCGCCGTCAAGTACGGCCTCACGATCGGCGTCTGCGCCCACGCGGGCGACGGCAACACCCACCCCACCGTCTGCTTCGACGCCTCCGACCCCGACGAGTCCCGGCGCGCCCGCGAGTCGTTCGACGAGATCATGGCGCTCGGCCTGGAGCTGGGCGGCACCATCACCGGCGAGCACGGCGTCGGCGTCCTGAAGAAGGAGTGGCTCTCCCGCGAACTGGGCCCGGTCGGCATGGAGTTGCAGCGCGGCATCAAGAAGACCTTCGACCCGCTGGACCTCCTGAACCCCGGAAAGCTCTTCTGA
- a CDS encoding SsgA family sporulation/cell division regulator — MNTVVERELELNLVLSPEHSVPVPARLTYRTDDPYAVHMSFHISSDTPVNWTFARELLVEGVFRPCGHGDVRIWPTKVEGRSVLCLALSSPDGDALLEAPSAAVSAWLERTLVLVAPGTESVRLGIDAGLTRLLTPLPADDLWLRSPWPSDESADGEC, encoded by the coding sequence ATGAACACCGTGGTGGAACGCGAGCTGGAACTCAATCTGGTGCTCTCGCCCGAGCACAGCGTCCCTGTCCCCGCCAGACTGACGTACCGCACGGACGATCCGTACGCGGTGCACATGAGCTTCCACATCTCTTCGGACACGCCCGTCAACTGGACGTTCGCACGCGAACTTCTGGTCGAAGGGGTGTTCCGGCCGTGCGGCCACGGTGACGTACGGATCTGGCCCACGAAGGTCGAAGGGCGCAGCGTCCTGTGCCTGGCGCTCAGCTCCCCCGACGGCGACGCGCTCCTGGAGGCTCCTTCGGCGGCGGTCTCGGCATGGCTGGAGCGGACGTTGGTGCTGGTGGCGCCGGGCACCGAGAGCGTCCGGCTGGGGATCGACGCGGGGCTGACCCGGCTGCTCACCCCGCTGCCGGCCGACGATCTGTGGCTGCGGAGCCCGTGGCCGTCGGACGAGTCCGCGGACGGCGAGTGCTGA
- a CDS encoding RDD family protein translates to MSAPTSATGDGSPSPGYYPDPSIPGYVRYWNGGSWVPGTSRPAPQAGEAMPEPPPGVAAAATPPPARRTPAPAPATPAVEETGPMFFDEDPAEEPRQEPASAWQADTRRQSGFGGERDARVSWGESPSSAPAPEPEDARDPRYAARDTRDPRVPGQATDSAADPTGGALPGVRSLGPGPGTGADDEDSPRNEGTVAIRVPRPGRGGQGQAQGGRARTGEGTTPAPRSGEAPDGGGAPQGRQATGRTGQTEGTMALRALRPRAAGPAPAPPAQPQAPQPPQQPDALGSRSMQPPANPVAPGPGPGGGSASWAQQVHQLAQSAAAPSAGGDPASGQPVVPWKPPVDDPFLRAAQAQAAARPAGLGKRFAARLIDTVVLLGIVGAVSVPLVSKALAHIDDKVEAAKQTGETVTVWLIDGTTGGYFGGVLAALLVIGVLYEALPTAKWGRTLGKKLCGLEVRDIESFESPSFGSALRRWLVYSVLGVLVVGIVNVVWCFFDRPWRQCWHDKIARTFVAG, encoded by the coding sequence ATGAGCGCCCCGACCTCGGCAACCGGAGACGGCAGCCCTTCCCCCGGCTACTACCCGGACCCTTCCATCCCCGGATACGTCCGGTACTGGAACGGCGGCTCCTGGGTACCCGGCACCAGCCGGCCCGCGCCGCAGGCCGGCGAGGCCATGCCGGAGCCGCCCCCGGGAGTGGCCGCGGCGGCCACCCCGCCCCCGGCCCGGCGGACCCCGGCCCCGGCCCCGGCCACCCCGGCGGTCGAGGAGACCGGGCCGATGTTCTTCGACGAGGACCCCGCCGAGGAGCCCCGTCAGGAACCGGCCTCCGCCTGGCAGGCGGACACCCGGCGGCAGTCCGGCTTCGGCGGGGAGCGCGACGCCCGGGTCTCCTGGGGCGAGTCCCCGTCATCCGCGCCGGCACCGGAACCGGAAGACGCCAGGGACCCCCGGTACGCCGCCAGGGACACGCGCGACCCCCGGGTGCCCGGCCAGGCCACGGATTCCGCGGCCGACCCCACGGGCGGCGCGCTGCCCGGCGTACGGTCCCTGGGACCCGGCCCCGGGACCGGCGCGGATGACGAGGACTCACCCCGTAACGAGGGCACGGTCGCGATCCGCGTCCCCCGCCCGGGACGCGGGGGCCAGGGCCAGGCTCAGGGCGGCCGGGCCCGTACCGGCGAGGGCACCACGCCCGCGCCCCGGAGCGGCGAGGCGCCCGACGGCGGCGGCGCACCGCAGGGCCGGCAGGCCACAGGACGTACCGGCCAGACCGAGGGCACCATGGCGCTGCGCGCCCTGCGGCCCCGCGCCGCCGGACCGGCGCCCGCCCCGCCGGCCCAGCCCCAGGCGCCTCAGCCCCCGCAGCAGCCGGACGCGCTCGGCTCCCGCTCGATGCAGCCCCCCGCCAACCCGGTCGCGCCCGGCCCCGGCCCCGGCGGCGGCTCGGCCTCCTGGGCGCAGCAGGTGCACCAGCTCGCGCAGTCGGCGGCGGCGCCGTCCGCCGGGGGCGACCCCGCGTCGGGGCAGCCGGTCGTCCCGTGGAAGCCACCGGTCGACGACCCGTTCCTGCGGGCCGCGCAGGCCCAGGCGGCGGCCCGCCCCGCCGGGCTCGGCAAGCGGTTCGCCGCCCGGCTGATCGACACCGTCGTGCTCCTCGGGATCGTCGGGGCCGTCTCCGTACCGCTGGTGTCCAAGGCGCTCGCGCACATCGACGACAAGGTCGAGGCGGCGAAGCAGACCGGCGAGACCGTCACCGTCTGGCTGATCGACGGCACGACCGGCGGCTACTTCGGCGGGGTGCTCGCCGCGCTGCTGGTCATCGGCGTCCTGTACGAGGCGCTGCCCACCGCCAAGTGGGGCCGCACGCTCGGCAAGAAGCTGTGCGGGCTCGAGGTGCGGGACATCGAGTCGTTCGAGTCCCCGTCCTTCGGCTCGGCCCTGCGCCGCTGGCTCGTGTACAGCGTGCTCGGGGTGCTCGTGGTCGGCATCGTGAACGTGGTGTGGTGCTTCTTCGACCGGCCGTGGCGGCAGTGCTGGCACGACAAGATCGCGCGCACCTTCGTCGCGGGGTGA